CGACCAGCACCGGGTCCATCGACTGGGCGTGCGCATCGGCCACCGATACGACAGCCACGAACCAGAGCTTTGTCGGCCTGACCACGGGAACGCTCCCTGCGATCTACGCCCCGACGAACTGCCAATAAGTCCGCGGGCGCCACCAGCGGACTCGACGGACGCCGCAAGCCACACCCAGAGCCGTCGCGGTCCGTTACCCAGGCCAGCTTTTCCACCGGATATTCCGGCCGAGACGCTGGCCTTTTTCTTTGCATGAACCGGCCGCCATCCTCCGTAAAATTGCCGGATGTCCCACCGCCTCCGTTTTTTCGGCTTCCATCTTGCCCTCAGCGCGCTCGCCGTCGGCGCGGCGGTGACGCTCGTGGTCTTTGTCTGGTATCCCCCGCCGTTCGCGCAGATCGAAGGAATCTTCTCCATCCTGCTGGTGATGGCCGGAGTCGACGTGGGGGCCGGCCCCCTGTGCACCTTCGTCGCCGCGTCGCCGGGAAAGTCCCGTGCGCACCTTGCCCGCGACCTCGCCGTCATCGGCTGCGTGCAAGTAGCAGCGCTGGGCTACGGCCTCTACACGGCGTTCATCGCCCGCCCCGTCTACGTGGTCTACAGCGTCGGCCAGTTTGAAATCGAACACGCCAATGAATTGACGGCGGCGGCGCTCGCCAAGGCAAGGGGAACCCCGTTTGCGTCGGTCCCGTTCGACGGCCCGCGCTTCGTCGAAGCGCGCTTTCCGGCGGACAAAACCGAGGTCGAACGGATCATCCTCTCGGCGATCCGGGGCGGTCCCGACATCAAGGACATGCCCCGATACTACGTTGCATGGCCCGCGGCTGGAACCGATGCCGCCAAACGGGCGAAGCCCGTGTCACGAATTCCCCGGACAGCACGGCTCCGGATCGCGGTGGATGATCTGCTGCGGGCAAAAGGCATACCCGCAGACGACGCTGAGATCCTTC
This genomic window from Burkholderiales bacterium GJ-E10 contains:
- a CDS encoding type IV pilin accessory protein, which gives rise to MSHRLRFFGFHLALSALAVGAAVTLVVFVWYPPPFAQIEGIFSILLVMAGVDVGAGPLCTFVAASPGKSRAHLARDLAVIGCVQVAALGYGLYTAFIARPVYVVYSVGQFEIEHANELTAAALAKARGTPFASVPFDGPRFVEARFPADKTEVERIILSAIRGGPDIKDMPRYYVAWPAAGTDAAKRAKPVSRIPRTARLRIAVDDLLRAKGIPADDAEILPINGKIDQGTVVLQKSTLAIVGIVPNAM